The Schistocerca gregaria isolate iqSchGreg1 chromosome 4, iqSchGreg1.2, whole genome shotgun sequence genome contains a region encoding:
- the LOC126267182 gene encoding RNA-binding protein 1-like has product MSRYREWDPSCKVYVGNLGSSASKYEIESAFSKYGPLRDVWVARNPPGFAFVEFEDARDAEDAVRGLDGMRMCGTRVRVEMSTGGSRRPVNSGRRRSRSRTPRRRSHSRSRSRSRTPRRSRSDSRDRR; this is encoded by the coding sequence ATGTCTCGTTACAGGGAATGGGATCCTTCATGCAAAGTGTATGTTGGAAATTTAGGAAGCAGTGCTTCTAAATACGAAATTGAATCTGCGTTCAGCAAGTATGGCCCTTTGAGAGACGTGTGGGTTGCAAGAAATCCACCAGGCTTTGCATTCGTGGAGTTCGAGGATGCGAGGGACGCCGAGGATGCTGTTAGAGGATTGGATGGCATGAGGATGTGTGGAACACGTGTGAGAGTTGAAATGTCCACCGGAGGTAGTCGACGACCAGTAAACTCTGGCCGAAGGCGCTCAAGATCACGGACGCCACGCAGACGCTCTCACAGCCGCTCAAGATCCCGCAGCCGCACTCCAAGGCGCTCTCGTTCGGATTCAAGAGATAGAAGATGA